Sequence from the Patescibacteria group bacterium genome:
TAAATTTTAAAATAAACTTCTTTGTTTGTTTTTTTCTTTTTCTTGTTCGCTGAAAATTTTAATTTCTCCGTATTGCCCGTCAAAGCCAGGCTTGATGATTAAATTGCCTTGGCGCGCCCGCTTTACGGCCTCGGCTATTGCCGGATCGGTTATAGCCGTTAAATCTTTTAGGCTAATATTTAATAAAATATTAAGCTCGTTAGCTCCTGATTTTATTAAATTATTATACGCTGACCGCACTCTTTTTGAATACCTTGATTTAACGTCTAAAGCTTCGGCGATTATTTTATCAAGCTCAACTAATTTAATAAACGGCGCAGCCGATAAAGGTTTAAAGCCTAAAGGTCGGTCAGCCAGTTCGTCAACTCGGTTCATCACGCCGATAGTTAAAGATTTTTTGCAAACCGGACAAATATTTTTATGTTTTTTAGTTTGTTCCGGAGTAAAGCTTACGCCGCAGGCGCGATGGCCGTCATAATGGTACATGCCTTCTTCCGGATAAAATTCTATAGTGTATTTAATGCCGGCGGCGCCATTCTGAGAAATTTTTTTATTTTTAATAATATCATAAATTTCATCATAGTTGATAATTTTCATCTCAAACACATTGGCTTCGCGCGCGATATTCGGTAAAGAATGAGCGTCGGAATTGGAAAGCACGGTTAATTTATCCAAAGCCGATAAGCGCCAATTCATCTCCGGGTCGCTTGAAAGTCCGGTTTCTATGGCGTAAATATTTTCCGTATACTCGTGAAAGCATTCTTCCATTTTATCAAAGCCTGATTTTGAACCGAAAACCGCGAACCACGGCGTCCAAATATGCGCCGGATAAATTAAAAATCTTTTATCAATCCCTAGGCACAATTTCATTAAAGTCGGGGCGCTCATGCCTAATATCGGCCGTCCGTCCGAGCGAATATTATATTTTTTATCTAAAAAATTATTTAATTCCTCAACCGCTTTTATGTTGGGCGCGTGGATTACTAAGTGAATGCGCCTGGCTTTGCCCCCGTCTTTATAAATTAAGGCTACTTCGGTTGATAAAATAAATTTTACCCTATCGTCTTTAGCGCTTTTTAGTTTATATAGCCCGGCTCCTCCTCCTGGCAAGGGGGAGCTAGAGGGGGTTATTTCTTCCAATTTATTTTTTATATCGGAAAACCAAAGAGGATAAGTAAAATCACCGGTAGCGATTATATCAACGCCCTTAATTCGGCAGGCGGCGTCAATATTTTCCAATGTCAGCTCCGGCGAGCAGGAGCGGGAATATTTAGAATGGATATGTAAATCTAAAATTTGCTGCATAAAATATATTATAATATACCTAAAAATTCCGCAAATAATAGTAAATTTTCGTGCGAGGACTGTTTGAGGACGCCATTAGGCGGACGAGTTCCGCAGTAGAAAATTTGCTGTTATTTGCGGAATTTTATCTGTTTAATAATTTAAGAAGCTAGGCTATTTTACCCAAAATATTTTAAATGCTTGCCAATCGGCAGGCCTCTTTGCTTCTCGCCGACATCAACGTCCAGCCATTTATCATTAATTTTTACCTGCAAATATTGATGTAATATAAAATTAACAAACACATGCCGGCGCCTTATATCCTCTTCTTTAAACCAGCCGCTACTAACCAAAAAAATTTTCAATAAATAATTATTTACCGTACACGGTAAATAACCGCCCATCCGCCAGGCCTCGTCTAAAGATTTAAACAAATAATTGAATTTTAAAAAAGTATTAAAGCGCTCGGAGCGATATCTTGAGCCAAGATAATCATAAGCTAATCGTAAAAATTCTTCGTCCGTACGCGACTGCGCTTTATACTCTTCAATTTTTACTCGCATTTCAGCCGGCATCTGCTCGGGAATTTTTTCTTCAGAAAAACCCAAATGCGGAATAACTAAACGAGATAAAACAAAAACTAATAAAATATAAATTGCGATAATATAGACAATATAATAGATCATATATTAAATATTTTTTCTTCTGTCCGCTTCGGCTAACTGCTCCGGCGTATTTATACCAAACCATTGATCGGGATTTTTTAATTTTACCGCGGCCAGTTTAGACCGGCTGGCTAAAGCCTCTTCTATGAAACTGGGCAACCCGTATTCTCCTAGGCCGCTGATCGGCTTTAAATTTAAATAATGCTTTTTAAACCAAGCCCTTTTAAAGCAAAAAGTGTTAGTGTTAATTTCTCTAACTTCCTCTAATTCCGGCGTCATATTTTCTTTTTCCACGATTTTCATCACCTGGCCGTTCTCCCCGCGGACAACGCGCCCCAGCCCCTTAGGGTCAGGCGGCTCGCAAGTCAAAATGCTGATATCATTATTATTTTCTAGATGCAATTCAATTAATTCAAAAAGCGAATTGAATTTATAAAAAGCCGAATCATCGCCGTTTATTACCAAAAAATTAGTAAAATTTGCCGGCAACGCGCTTTCACCTATCAGCGCGGCATGAGCCGTGCCTAAACGCTCAGTTTGCGCGGCATAAATATAACCTTGGCCGATGGTTTCTTTAACTAATTCGGCCTTAAAACCGACTACTAAAAAAATTTGGCTTTTATCCAGCCCTCCCTTTTCTAATTCTTCTAAAATATAACTGATAATCGGCCGCTCGTTTATTTTATAAAGCACCTTGGGCAAATCAACGCAACCCAGCCTTTTACCCTGGCCGGCCGCTAAAATCACTATAGCGAAATTTTTTAATTTCTGCTCCATATTAATTTAATTTATTTTCAATAACCTCTCCTATTTTTTCAGCCAAATTTTTAATTTCTTTTTCATCTTTTCCCTCAACCATTATCCGGCATAAAAGCTCGGTGCCGCTATAGCGCACTAATACCCTGCCTTCTGCGCCTAAATATTTTTCCGTGTCTTTTATCGCCTTGTTAATTTCCGGCACGGTAGAAAAATCCGGTTTAGTTTTTACTTTGACATTAATTAATATTTTAGGCGCCAAATAAACTTCTTTGGCTAATTCCGACAGCGGTTTATTAAAATATTTCATTGCCGAAAGCAGCATCAAACCGCTTAATATGCCGTCGCCGGTCGTATGATAATCTAAAAAAATAATATGCCCGGATTCTTCGCCTCCTAAAACTGCTTTTTCATTTACTAACGCCCTATAAACTTGCCTATCACCTACGTCAGTTTGGAAATGCCTAATTCCCAAATTTCTTAAACCATTAATGAAACCGATATTACTCATCGATGTACTAGCAACCAGATTATTTTTTAAAATATCTTTTTTCTTTAGCATTTTAGCGCAGATATAAAGCAAGTGGTCTCCGGTTAAACGCTCTCCTTTTTCATCAATAGCGATTAATCTGTCGCCGTCCCCGTCAAAAGCCAAGCCGATATCGGCTCGCTTTTTAAGAACCGCTTTTTGCAAATCTTCGGCGTGCTCGGATCCGCAAGCTTTGTTTATATTTTTCCCGTTCGGAGAATTAAAAATCACCGCTGCTTCCGCGTCCAATTTCTTAAAAATATAGGGAGCAACTTTAAATGTTGCTCCGTTAGCGCAGTCTAAAACAATCTTTAAGCCTTTTAAATTGCCGCCATTTAAAATATTTATCAAAAATTCGGCGTATTTTTTATTATAATCATTAAGTGATCTCGCGTTAGAATCAGCTATAATTTCTAGGGCGGCCGGGTAAGCTCTCCTCCCGGCGCGGGCCTTCCCTCCGGCTATTAATTTTTCTATCTGCTCTTCTTCAAGGTCCGTTAATTTCGCGCCGTCGTTTTTAAAAATTTTAAAGCCGTTATGGTTGTAAGGATTATGCGAAGCTGAAATCACTAATCCTAAACCGGCGCTTTCCTTTTTTGCTAAATAAGCTATGGCCGGAGTCGGGATTATTCCGGCTGAAATTATTTTACCGCCAGACTCTACTATGCCCCGTGAAACCGCCAATTCCAATAAAGGGCCGGACGCCCTGGTGTCTCGGCCGATAATTATTACCGGCGTGATTTTGTTTTTTCGGCAATACTGCATTAAAGCCTTGCCCAGTTTAAATGCCAGCACTTCATTCATGGTTTCGCTTCCCGCCACGCCCCTGATGCCGTCGGTGCCGAATAATTTTTTCATAAAATAAAAAATATTTTACCATTATTTAACTACAACCAGCCAATTAGCCGCCAAATCCGAATTTTCTTCGTCAGCCTTAAAGCCAAGCGCTAAACTAAATTTTACTGATGCGTTGTTTTTATTATCCATTCCAGCCCAAAACCTAAGGCCGGAAAATTTTTTCTCATAAATATCCATCGCGAATAAGGTGAAATTTTTCATCAGCCCCTTACCCCGAAAACTTGGATAAGAACGCCAAACGGCCGTATGCCAATAAGTTTGCTCTTTATCTTTTTCCTCGATTCCAAACTTTATTGATTTTTTACCCAGTGATTTTGGTCCAAACCAAACTAATGCGGCTAAGGCATCAGTTCGTTTGTGAATAAGCATAAATGGCGTGCGATCTTTCCTATACCAATCTTCATAAGAGCCTTCGCCAAAACGCCTTCTGTCGCCAGTATTATTTTGCAGATCAACGTCGGTTTTATCCAGAGATAATCGTTGAAGTTGCTCGGTATATTTTTTATCAAGCCCGATAAAAATACTAAATTCTTCGCCGTCTTTAGTTATGGCGTCGGCAATATGAACCGAACTGTAAATCGGCAGAGGCAGCGAAAAATTTTCTAAATTTTTTTTAGAAATAATTTTCATATATTTATTCCACGGTTACCGACTTTGCTAAATTCCTCGGCTTATCAACGTCCCGGCCGTTTAACACCGCCATATGATAAGCGAATAATTGCAAAGGAATGGTGGCCAAGATCGGCGTCAACATTTCCAAAGTTTTCGGTATATAAATTACTTGGTCCGCCACTTCTTTTATTTTAGTATCGCCTTCCGTGGCGATGGCGATAATTTTCCCGCGGCGCGCTTTTATTTCCTGCATGTTGGAATAATTCTTTTCATAAACGCTGTCGGCCGGCGCGATGACTAAAGAAGGAAAATTTTCGTCCAGTAAAGCGATAGAGCCATGCTTCATTTCGCCGGAAACAAAGCCTTCGGCATGAATATAGGAAATTTCTTTTAATTTAAGCGCGCCTTCAAAGGCCACCGGGTGATTATATTTCCTGCCCAGATAAGCAAAATGCTTAGATTGATAAAACTCTTGGGCAATTTTCTTTATCTCTTTTTCAGTGGATAAAACCTGCTTTATTTTATCCGGCAGCTTAATCAATTCCTGAAGGATTCTCTGCCCCATGACTAAAGACATTTGCCTTTGCCGGCCCATCATTACAGCCATTAAAGCCAGAATCGCGACTTGCGAGGTAAAAGCCTTGGTTGAAGCCACGGAAGTTTCCGGCCCGATATGATTATAAATTCCGGCGTCGGTCTCGCGGGCGATAGTTGAGCCAACGACGTTAACAATGCCTAAAACCAGCGCGCCTTTTTCTTTAGCTTCCCTCAGCGCGGCCAAAGTGTCGGCGGTTTCACCCGATTGGCTTAAAGCGATAACTAAAGTTTTATTGTCTAAAACCGGCTTGCGATAGCGAAACTCGGACGCATAATCAACTTCCGTTGATATGCCGGCGTATTCTTCAAACATATATTCGCCGACCAAACCGGCATGGCGCGCCGTGCCGCAGGCAACGATTACAATTTTTTCTATTCCTCTTATTTTATCAACCACTTGATCCAAACCGCCTAATTTAGCCTTGCCTTCGTCTAAAATAATCCGGCCGCGCAGGCTATTGGCGATTGAAGCCGGCTGTTCAAATATCTCTTTAAGCATAAAATGCGGAAAGCCGCCTTTTTCGCTTTCTTCTAAGTTCCAATCAATCTCTGTGGTTTCCTTGGCCACAGTTTCATTTTTTAAATTATAAATTTTAAGGCCGTCGCCGTTTATTTCGGCTATTTCATTATCATCCAAATATATAACTTGCTTAGTGTAGCGGATTATGGCCGAAACGTCGGAAGCAATGATAGTTTCATTGTCGGCCAAGCCTAAAACCAAAGGCGAACCGCATCTGGCCGCCAATAATTTGTCCGGTTCGTCAACGTGATAAAGCGCCAAGCCGTATGTGCCTTTTAAAATTTTTAAAGCCTTGATTAAAGTAGTTGTTAAGTTGCCGTCATATAAATCTTCTAAAAGATGCGCGATCACTTCCGTGTCGGTTTGCGAAACGAATTTATGCCCTTTGGCGATTAACCGGGTTTTTAATTCCTGATAATTTTCTATAATGCCGTTATGCACCAGCCAAATTTTTTTCTGGCAATCGCAATGCGGATGCGCGTTTTCTTCCGACGGCGCGCCATGAGTGGCCCAGCGCGTATGAGCGATGCCTAAGCCCGACCCCTTAACCGAAGACAAATCCATAAGATTTAATTTCTTCTCTAGCTCCGCGATTTTACCCACAGCCTTAGACGTAAAAACGCCAGCCGCGGTTTTTATTGATATGCCCGAGCTGTCATAGCCCCGATATTCAAGCCGCTTTAAGCCATCAAGCAAAATCGGCAAAACATTATTTTTTCCAATATAACCGACGATTCCACACATATATTTCTTGTCATTGCGAGGAGCCTCAGCGACGAAGCAATCTCACGAACGACATATTATTATATAAATTTCCACAGTTGCAAAAATATTGTTTTCTGCGTCTGATAGATCATTTCATTCTCTATAATCACCCCCACCGGATTATTGCGGCTGTCGCGGGAGATAAAAGCGCATTTATCCGCGTAAATTAAAATATAAGTCATATTATCTTCACTCTCCCGATCGGTTTTAAGCCATTTTCTTTCGTCTAGGCCGTAAGTGCCGCCGCCGGAAGATAAAGAAATAGTATTAACTTTTATCTTGCTCTTAATTCTCTTTTTATTAAAATCCGGATAAGCGCCATAAACGTCTTCGCGCACCCCGGCCGCGGAATAAACATAATATTCTTTAACTTCAAGCTCTTTAGCCGAATTTAAAATATCATCTAAAATAAACTTTATGCCTGCTTTGCCTTCATAAAATTTAGTCACCGGCTTATTGCCGCCCTTTTCCTGAAGCGATTTCAGCTCGGGAATTAATTCTTTGATTTTTTCCCCGGCGTTTTTAAGCTCGTCCGCGCGGTCAGCCAGTAATTTTAAAATTTTTTCCGGATCTTCAGCCACGAAATGTTGCCTGGTGTTTTTATGGAAAAAGCTCACCAGCCCGGCTTCCTGCAGTTTTTTTAAAATGTCGTAAGTCGTGCCGCGATTTAAATTAGTTAAGGAAGCTAAATTTCTAACCGAGCCGGCGCCATGCTCTAAGAGCGATAAATAAACAGCGGTTTCTTTATCGCCTAAGCCTAATTTTTTTAAAATGGCTATGTCCATATTATTTTCTCCTCTTCTCGCGAAGGAGAGGCTAAGTAAGACTAATATTTTTAATAATTTGTTGGCCGGTTTGGCAATTAAATTTTATTCCATCATGCCCTTCAGCTTTAGCTTTATTTATTAACTGCCTTAATTTATTTAGATCTTCTTTTTGGCAAAATTTCTGGCAATTAACGCAATTTATATTTTTAAGCTTCTTGCCGCTAGATTTCTTCTTAAACATAATAAATTTTCTCATCGTAAATTGTTATTTAATCAGCATAACTCAATAATTTATTATTGTCAATAATTTTTCTACAATAATATAATATAATAAAATAAATAGCTTAAATTAGCTATTTATTTATAATATACTTGTCAACTAATATAACTACAATTATAAAGTTATCCACAGTAAAAGGCATTATAGTTTTATTAAAATTTTTGGCCGTAGAGCTTTGCTCGCTAAAAATTTTAATAAAACACATTATATTTTTGGAAAATATTATTTATCCCCGTAGGGGGAAAACCTTTTTTGAAAAGGTTTTTAAAAACAATTAAAAAAGCACCATGGTTCCGGCGCTGGCCTACTCTCCCAGGGCTTATGCCCAAGTACCATCGGCGCTGATGAGCTTGACTTCCGTGTTCGGGATGGGAACGGGTATGGCCTCATCGCTAGAAGCACCAGAACTATGATGCCTTTTTATATGTTTATCAAAAAAGTATAGAGATTGCTTAAGCAATTTATTTTTTCAAAACAAAAATGTGGGAAAATCAGATGGTTTATTAGTACTCCTCGGCTTAAACCCTTACGGGCCTTACACCTAGAGCCTATCAAGGTCATATTCTCTGACCAACCTATGAAACCTAATCTTGAAGACGGCTTCACGCTTAGATGCTTTCAGCGTTTATCCTAACCGAAGATAGCTACCCAGCGATGCCCTTGGTAGAACAGCTGGTACACTAGAGCTTCGTCACTCTCGGTCCTCTCGTACTAAAGAGTGTCCTTCTCAAGTTTCCGCGACCATAGTAGATAGGAGACCGACCTGTCTTACGACGGTCTGAACCCAGC
This genomic interval carries:
- a CDS encoding endonuclease Q family protein: MQQILDLHIHSKYSRSCSPELTLENIDAACRIKGVDIIATGDFTYPLWFSDIKNKLEEITPSSSPLPGGGAGLYKLKSAKDDRVKFILSTEVALIYKDGGKARRIHLVIHAPNIKAVEELNNFLDKKYNIRSDGRPILGMSAPTLMKLCLGIDKRFLIYPAHIWTPWFAVFGSKSGFDKMEECFHEYTENIYAIETGLSSDPEMNWRLSALDKLTVLSNSDAHSLPNIAREANVFEMKIINYDEIYDIIKNKKISQNGAAGIKYTIEFYPEEGMYHYDGHRACGVSFTPEQTKKHKNICPVCKKSLTIGVMNRVDELADRPLGFKPLSAAPFIKLVELDKIIAEALDVKSRYSKRVRSAYNNLIKSGANELNILLNISLKDLTAITDPAIAEAVKRARQGNLIIKPGFDGQYGEIKIFSEQEKEKNKQRSLF
- a CDS encoding sugar phosphate nucleotidyltransferase gives rise to the protein MEQKLKNFAIVILAAGQGKRLGCVDLPKVLYKINERPIISYILEELEKGGLDKSQIFLVVGFKAELVKETIGQGYIYAAQTERLGTAHAALIGESALPANFTNFLVINGDDSAFYKFNSLFELIELHLENNNDISILTCEPPDPKGLGRVVRGENGQVMKIVEKENMTPELEEVREINTNTFCFKRAWFKKHYLNLKPISGLGEYGLPSFIEEALASRSKLAAVKLKNPDQWFGINTPEQLAEADRRKNI
- the glmS gene encoding glutamine--fructose-6-phosphate transaminase (isomerizing), whose protein sequence is MCGIVGYIGKNNVLPILLDGLKRLEYRGYDSSGISIKTAAGVFTSKAVGKIAELEKKLNLMDLSSVKGSGLGIAHTRWATHGAPSEENAHPHCDCQKKIWLVHNGIIENYQELKTRLIAKGHKFVSQTDTEVIAHLLEDLYDGNLTTTLIKALKILKGTYGLALYHVDEPDKLLAARCGSPLVLGLADNETIIASDVSAIIRYTKQVIYLDDNEIAEINGDGLKIYNLKNETVAKETTEIDWNLEESEKGGFPHFMLKEIFEQPASIANSLRGRIILDEGKAKLGGLDQVVDKIRGIEKIVIVACGTARHAGLVGEYMFEEYAGISTEVDYASEFRYRKPVLDNKTLVIALSQSGETADTLAALREAKEKGALVLGIVNVVGSTIARETDAGIYNHIGPETSVASTKAFTSQVAILALMAVMMGRQRQMSLVMGQRILQELIKLPDKIKQVLSTEKEIKKIAQEFYQSKHFAYLGRKYNHPVAFEGALKLKEISYIHAEGFVSGEMKHGSIALLDENFPSLVIAPADSVYEKNYSNMQEIKARRGKIIAIATEGDTKIKEVADQVIYIPKTLEMLTPILATIPLQLFAYHMAVLNGRDVDKPRNLAKSVTVE
- a CDS encoding helix-turn-helix domain-containing protein produces the protein MDIAILKKLGLGDKETAVYLSLLEHGAGSVRNLASLTNLNRGTTYDILKKLQEAGLVSFFHKNTRQHFVAEDPEKILKLLADRADELKNAGEKIKELIPELKSLQEKGGNKPVTKFYEGKAGIKFILDDILNSAKELEVKEYYVYSAAGVREDVYGAYPDFNKKRIKSKIKVNTISLSSGGGTYGLDERKWLKTDRESEDNMTYILIYADKCAFISRDSRNNPVGVIIENEMIYQTQKTIFLQLWKFI
- the glmM gene encoding phosphoglucosamine mutase, yielding MKKLFGTDGIRGVAGSETMNEVLAFKLGKALMQYCRKNKITPVIIIGRDTRASGPLLELAVSRGIVESGGKIISAGIIPTPAIAYLAKKESAGLGLVISASHNPYNHNGFKIFKNDGAKLTDLEEEQIEKLIAGGKARAGRRAYPAALEIIADSNARSLNDYNKKYAEFLINILNGGNLKGLKIVLDCANGATFKVAPYIFKKLDAEAAVIFNSPNGKNINKACGSEHAEDLQKAVLKKRADIGLAFDGDGDRLIAIDEKGERLTGDHLLYICAKMLKKKDILKNNLVASTSMSNIGFINGLRNLGIRHFQTDVGDRQVYRALVNEKAVLGGEESGHIIFLDYHTTGDGILSGLMLLSAMKYFNKPLSELAKEVYLAPKILINVKVKTKPDFSTVPEINKAIKDTEKYLGAEGRVLVRYSGTELLCRIMVEGKDEKEIKNLAEKIGEVIENKLN